The following are encoded in a window of Rosa chinensis cultivar Old Blush chromosome 4, RchiOBHm-V2, whole genome shotgun sequence genomic DNA:
- the LOC112196719 gene encoding eukaryotic initiation factor 4A-3 encodes MAATATSRASQTIRGVKNTVEEKLKFVTSESEGIEPIMSFDDMCLKEELLRGIYNHGFEKPSAIQQRAIRPIIERRDVIAQAQSGTGKTSMIALAACQIVDTASREVQALILSPTRELAAQTEKVILAIGNYLNIQVHSCIGGKSLGEDIRRLENGVHVVSGTPGRVCDMLDRKTLRPRQIKLLILDESDEMLSRGFKDQIYNVYRYLSHEVQVCLISATLPNEILEMTKLFMTDPVRILVKRDELTLQGIKQFFVSVEREDWKFDTLCDLYDTLTITQAVVFCNTKRKVDWLSEKLRSNNFTVSSMHGDMPQKERDAIMKDFKNSESRILITTDVWARGIDVQHVSLVINYDLPNNRELYIHRIGRSGRFGRKGVAINFVKNDDIRILRDIEQYYSTQIDEMPMNVADLI; translated from the exons ATGGCAGCAACCGCAACCTCCAGGGCAAGCCAAACGATACGGGGTGTCAAAAACACCGTAGAGGAGAAGCTCAAGTTTGTGACCTCGGAATCTGAAGGTATAGAGCCGATAATGAGCTTCGACGATATGTGCCTTAAAGAAGAGCTCCTCCGAGGCATCTACAACCATGGCTTTGAGAAGCCCTCAGCTATCCAGCAACGGGCCATCAGACCCATTATTGAGCGCAGGGATGTTATCGCCCAGGCGCAGTCCGGTACCGGAAAGACATCAATGATTGCACTCGCCGCTTGCCAAATCGTTGACACCGCCTCCAGAGA GGTTCAGGCATTGATACTTTCTCCAACGAGGGAATTGGCGGCCCAGACAGAGAAAGTGATATTGGCAATTGGAAATTACCTAAATATTCAAGTACATTCATGCATAGGAGGCAAAAGCTTGGGTGAAGATATCAGAAGGCTAGAGAACGGAGTTCATGTGGTGTCTGGAACTCCCGGTAGAGTCTGTGACATGCTCGACAGGAAAACTCTACGTCCTCGacaaattaaattattaattctcGATGAATCTGATGAAATGTTGAGCAGAGGCTTCAAGGATCAGATTTACAACGTCTACCGCTATCTTTCGCATGAAGTCCAAGTATGCTTGATTTCTGCCACACTTCCAAATGAAATTCTCGAGATGACTAAACTATTCATGACTGATCCCGTAAGGATCTTGGTCAAGCGTGATGAGCTGACTTTACAG ggaatcaagcaatttttTGTTTCAGTTGAAAGAGAAGATTGGAAGTTTGATACTCTCTGTGATCTCTATGATACCCTTACGATTACACAAGCTGTTGTTTTCTGCAACACAAAGCGAAAGGTCGATTGGCTCAGCGAAAAGTTGCGGAGCAATAACTTCACTGTGTCTTCAATGCATGGAGACATGcctcagaaagagagagatgctATAATGAAAGACTTTAAGAACAGTGAATCACGAATCCTCATCACAACAGATGTTTGGGCTCGAGGCATCGATGTTCAACACGTTTCGTTGGTTATCAACTATGATCTTCCAAACAATCGAGAGCTGTACATTCATAGAATTGGTCGTTCGGGTCGTTTTGGACGCAAAGGTGTGGCAATCAACTTTGTCAAGAACGATGATATCAGGATTTTAAGAGACATTGAACAGTACTACAGTACCCAGATTGATGAGATGCCCATGAATGTGGCTGATTTAATATGA